CCGAGACCGCGAGGGCTCCCGGCGGTACATTTTGCCGCACGACGGTTCCGGCGCCGGTATATGCCCCGTCGCCGATGCTCACCGGGGCGACGAACATGTTGTCCGAGCCGGTGCGGCAGTGGTCGCCGATCACCGTGCGGTGTTTGTTCACGCCGTCGTAGTTGACGAAGACACTCGACGCCCCGATGTTGGAGTGTTCGCCGATCGTCGCGTCGCCGACGTAGGTGAGGTGCGGGACCTTGGATCCGTCGCCGATCGTTGCGTTCTTGGTCTCCACGAAGGTGCCGATCTTGCCGGCGACGCCGAGCACGGTTCCCGGTCGCAGGTAGGCGAACGGGCCGACCGAGGCGTTGCCGCCGATGACGGCGTCGCTGCCGTGGGTGCGGATGACGTGGGCGCCTTCGCCGATCGTGACGTCGGTGAGCGTGGTGTCGGGCCCGACGACCGCGTCGGCGGCGATGTGGGTGCGGCCGTAGAGCTGCGTGCCGGGTTCGATCCGCACATCCGGCTCGATCGTCACGTCGACGTCGATCCAGGTCGTGGCCGGATCGACGACGGTGACGCCGTCGACCTGGTGGCGGCGGATGATCCGGCGGTTGAGCTCGGCACCGAGGTCGGCGAGTTGGGCACGGTCGTTGCAGCCGGCGACGAGGACGGGGTCGGCGACGGTGAAGCCACGGACCGCCTGGCCGGCGTCGCGGGCGATCTCGACGATGTCGGTCAGATAGAACTCGCCCTGGACGTTGTCGGTCGACAGCTTCGAGAGCCCGTCCCGCAGGGCGTCGGCGTCGACGGCGTAGACACCGGCGTTGACCTCGGTGATCGCGCGCTCTACTTCGGATGCGTCCTTGTGCTCGACGATCGCGCGGACCGTGTCGTCGTCGGCCCGGATGATGCGTCCGTAGCCGGTCGGGTCGTCGGCGACGAAACTGGTCAGCGTCACCGCGGCACCACCGTCGGCGGTGTGGGTGTCGATGAGGCCGCGCAGGGTGTCGGCGTCGAGGAGCGGGACGTCGGCGGCGGTCACGATGACTGTTCCGCGGAACGTTTCGGGCAGGCCGGTGAGTCCGACGCGGGCGGCGTCGCCGGTGCCGCGGGGCTCGTCCTGTTCGGCGATCGCGATGTCGCGGCCCAGTTCGGCGGCGATGTCGGCGACGGCGGCCGAGACCCGTTCACGTTCGTGGCTGACCACGACGATCAGGTGGTCGGGGTCGATGCCCGACGTGCCGTGCAGGGCGTGGCCCAGAAGTGACCGGCCGGCCATCGTGTGGAGGATTTTCGGGGTCTTGGACTTCATGCGGGTACCGGCACCCGCGGCCAGCACGATCACGGCCACAGATGGCGACGTTCCCGACATCGAATGCCCACCCTCTTCCTTCATCGGTGTTCACGTCGGGTGCGATCCTACGCACCGGTAGAACGGGGCAATAACGCGCCGCACCGATTCTCGCTGAATGCGACGCTGTCACGTGATGGAACACACGTCATCGAACTCCACCTGATAGAACACAAGGGACCGCGTTACCCCGAGCGTTCGATCGGTGCGCCATGGATGTTCTACGTCGACGCGCAGGCGGGGAGCGGACCAGCGCGGGCCGGGCGACCGGCCCGCTCACCTGACCAACGGAGGTAGAAATGAGCACGCAGAAGACCGCGATCGTCACCGGTGCGGCACGGGGCATCGGTGCTGCCGTGGCGAAGCGACTCGCCGACGACGGCCTGGCCGTGGCAGT
The sequence above is drawn from the Gordonia rubripertincta genome and encodes:
- the glmU gene encoding bifunctional UDP-N-acetylglucosamine diphosphorylase/glucosamine-1-phosphate N-acetyltransferase GlmU — encoded protein: MSGTSPSVAVIVLAAGAGTRMKSKTPKILHTMAGRSLLGHALHGTSGIDPDHLIVVVSHERERVSAAVADIAAELGRDIAIAEQDEPRGTGDAARVGLTGLPETFRGTVIVTAADVPLLDADTLRGLIDTHTADGGAAVTLTSFVADDPTGYGRIIRADDDTVRAIVEHKDASEVERAITEVNAGVYAVDADALRDGLSKLSTDNVQGEFYLTDIVEIARDAGQAVRGFTVADPVLVAGCNDRAQLADLGAELNRRIIRRHQVDGVTVVDPATTWIDVDVTIEPDVRIEPGTQLYGRTHIAADAVVGPDTTLTDVTIGEGAHVIRTHGSDAVIGGNASVGPFAYLRPGTVLGVAGKIGTFVETKNATIGDGSKVPHLTYVGDATIGEHSNIGASSVFVNYDGVNKHRTVIGDHCRTGSDNMFVAPVSIGDGAYTGAGTVVRQNVPPGALAVSAGTQRVIEDWVVRKRPDTAAAQAALTARDKDPGSA